In the Cellulomonas sp. C5510 genome, CGGCGACCCCGGTACCGCCGAGGACGACGGCGACCACCGCCCGTCGCTCGAGGCGGAGCTCGGCCTGATGTCGCAGCCGGCGCCCGTCGACGTGGTGGACCGGGGCGGGCTGCCCACCCAGCGCGACCACGGTTCCGGTCCGGGCGCCCCGGTGCCCGCCGTCGCCGGTCACGGCGGTCTGCTCGCCGAGGCCGACGCGACGACCCCGCTCACCGCCGTCGCCGCACCGGCACCCGCACGGCACGCCGCCCCGTCGGCGGCGCCCACGGCCGCGCCGGTCGCGGCCGGCCGGCGCGAGGCACGTGCCACCCCGCCCGCACCCGCCCGCCGGCGGCTCAACCCGCTCGCGGCGATCCCGTACGGCATCGCCGTGGTCCTGTTCGCCCTGGAGGCGCTGCTCTATGTCTGACGCACCGACCACCCCCGCCGCGTCCTCGGGCGCCGCCTGGTGGGCACCGACCATGGGCCGGATGACCGTCCGCGCCCGCCTCGCCACCGCGGCCGTCGTCGCCGGCCTGCTCGCCGTGACGCTCGTGGTGTGGAACACGCCCGCCGTGTCCTCGCTCGTGGGCGCCGACGAGTCGGACGCCGCCGAGCCCACCGCCGCCGAGCTCGCGCTCCAGCGGCGCAACGCCGAGCTCGAGGCGCAGCTCGAGACCAGCCGCTCGCAGTCCGACGCCCTGCGCGACGTGCTGTCCGACGAGCAGGCCGCCCGCAAGAAGGGCGAGCAGGACCGCGCCGCCGCCCAGGCCGAGCGGGACGCCCAGGGCGACTCCGCCGACGGCGGCTCCGGCTCGGGGGGCTCGTCGCGCTCCGGGTCGTCGGGGTCGTCGGGGTCGTCCGGCTCGTCGGGTCGCTCCGGCGGGAGCGCAGCAGCCGGCGGGGCCGCGGCCGCGCCGGCCTCCGGGCCCGCGGGCGAGCAGCCCGCCAACCCCGCGGCACCCCGGCCGGAGAACCCCGCCGCTCCGCCGGAGAAGCCCACCAAGCCGACCGCCCCGAGCCGTGCCGCGCTGCTCGACCCGGACGAGCGCTACGTCGGGATGTACACCGAGCAGGCGCCGTTCAACTGGGCGACGTTCGACGACGCCGCGCAGGACATCGGCCGTACGCAGGACATGGTCGGGTACTTCGGGGGCTGGGACGAGGACTTCCGCGCCAACGCGGTGACCCGCGCCTGGGAGCGCGGGATGCTGCCGATGCTCACGTGGGAGTCCCGGCCGATCGGGTCGAAGAACGACGTGGTCGAGGAGCCGGAGTACAGCCTGCCGACGATCATCGACGGCGGCTTCGACGCCTACCTCACGCAGTACGCCCGCGACGTCGCGGCCACCGGGTTGCCGCTGGCGATCCGCCTCGACCACGAGATGAACGGCGTCTGGTACCCGTGGTCCGAGCAGACCGGGTCCGGGGCGCCGATCAACGGCAACGGCGTCGGGGACTACGTGCGCATGTGGCAGCACGTGCACGACATCTTCGAGGCCAACGGCGCCAACGACTACGTGATCTGGGTGTGGGCGCCGAACATCGTCAACAACCTCCCCACCGCGAACCAGTCCGCGGCGTTCCTCGAGGCCCTGTACCCCGGCGACGACTACGTCGACTGGGTCGGCGTCTCCGGCTACCAGCGACCGCCCTACAAGGACGAGAACGACTCGACGTTCTCCTACACGTTCGACCGGACGCTCGACCAGCTCCGCTCGATCACCGACAAGAAGATCCTGCTCGCCGAGGTCGGCGCCTCCGAGATCGGCGGCACCAAGCCCGCGTGGGTGCGGTCGTTCTTCGAGGGGTTCGACCCCGGGCGCAACGACGACGTGATCGGCTTCGCCTGGTTCAACCTCGCCGTCACCACGTACGTGGACGGCCAGCTCGCGACGAACGACTGGCGCGTGGACTCCCGGGCCAACAGCCTCGAGGCGTTCCGGACCGGGATCGCCGACCCGGCGCGCCGGTTCGGCGGCGAACCGACCGCCGCGGCGGCGTCCGCCACGGCGTCACCCGACGCACCACCCCGGACCGCGACCGCGGAGCCGGCGGCGACGCCCTCGCCGACCGCGGAGCCGGAGCCCGGCCCC is a window encoding:
- a CDS encoding glycoside hydrolase family 26 protein, encoding MSDAPTTPAASSGAAWWAPTMGRMTVRARLATAAVVAGLLAVTLVVWNTPAVSSLVGADESDAAEPTAAELALQRRNAELEAQLETSRSQSDALRDVLSDEQAARKKGEQDRAAAQAERDAQGDSADGGSGSGGSSRSGSSGSSGSSGSSGRSGGSAAAGGAAAAPASGPAGEQPANPAAPRPENPAAPPEKPTKPTAPSRAALLDPDERYVGMYTEQAPFNWATFDDAAQDIGRTQDMVGYFGGWDEDFRANAVTRAWERGMLPMLTWESRPIGSKNDVVEEPEYSLPTIIDGGFDAYLTQYARDVAATGLPLAIRLDHEMNGVWYPWSEQTGSGAPINGNGVGDYVRMWQHVHDIFEANGANDYVIWVWAPNIVNNLPTANQSAAFLEALYPGDDYVDWVGVSGYQRPPYKDENDSTFSYTFDRTLDQLRSITDKKILLAEVGASEIGGTKPAWVRSFFEGFDPGRNDDVIGFAWFNLAVTTYVDGQLATNDWRVDSRANSLEAFRTGIADPARRFGGEPTAAAASATASPDAPPRTATAEPAATPSPTAEPEPGPTPEPTTRPEPTTGPAPTPGPEPAPEPTPSSTPAPAATP